The sequence below is a genomic window from Myxocyprinus asiaticus isolate MX2 ecotype Aquarium Trade chromosome 9, UBuf_Myxa_2, whole genome shotgun sequence.
cagtaaaaagacGTCTTAAACCagtcgaatttaacaacatcctctctcacacaatcgcctctcttgatttcattctagctagggaaaaagttacttttttaatacttaattacaatttaatgtgaatactttttactttcactcatgtatgtttttggctagatacttggactttcaATTGAGtacaattttcactcagtatccatactttcacttaagtataatttctgagtactttttacaccccagcattcaggtgagtaaatgatgagagaattttcatttttgggtgaactatccctttaagaaaaggtGTGTTAAAAGTTTTCTTAGCTATCAGACTCACAGTAAGGGCTATGCGATTATGAAAAGTGAATCACTGACAAATGGCCTTTTCCCATAGAAAGCTAAACGAATGTTCAccgttagcacattcacgcctttacaacAGGTGTTGTAaagcaattttaccccggtaCAGGTCCGCTCTCCGCCCATCACCGGAGAAgggtatagaccatttcaagaggCTCATTTGAGATGCCAAACACCTCGCCTTgagttctcacttctcgtagtggatccTCCGCTATGAGATCAAAGGACAGATATCGCGTGATTCATGTTCATGCTTTGTTGTTAAAAAAGTGAATGCGATTTAAATTCTgtttcttttaaatgaaaataaatatgattaacAAGACACTCAATGTACCGTTTATTTAATTCTCCCCATAAGGcgtgtctttccatccattttaatttaataaagacacgtattttagatatttcagaaatacaataccaatcacatatcccatacagagattgcactgtcagagagttgggaatattcacatataatttatacacataaaaacataatattagaaaatcaaacattttagaagagaacGAAACATTGCGGATGTTTAAGCCAGTGAGAATTAAGCTGTATCGTCAGCAAGTCAGTTCCCATCGTGCTTGCAGTTCGTGCAGCTCGGAAAAAGGAAATACGTCTGgaccgttctaattcctttgtttttgtttacattcttgaaatggccagtagctgcaggcattgctccaaaaaggggtgtgAGCTCCAAATCGTAAtgtccctaaccttaacccttttggagttggttCAACCCCCTTTTGGAATAACCATGCCCATTTGGAGTAGCCccaccccttttggagtaactccgccctcttttggagattgcACCCCCATTTGAAGTCTCCGGCATGCAGCTTTACCTACTTGCATCACCGTGTTAGAAGAAATATCCACTTGACTTGACAAGTTTGTAAAACAATCAAGAAAAGCAAACGATTCTCTAGCGAGCAGATCATAAAAATAAAACGCATCTCTCTACCAGCTGCTGCAGCAATGACGAgtatgttgttgatttgctcaacgagAAAGAACTTTCGAGActcttcacaaactatttcactTCACCTGCTGGACAACACGACAGTATTATCATGAATATACATTCTGAGaggtgattagaaagaatcgagTGTAAAAAAATTGTGTAACAGTTAAAACATTACCATTTGGAACAATATTAATTATATGCCACTGTCATGCATTCACTGCATAATGTACACTCATagtgactgttaaaacaaatgtttgactgtatcttattgccatatacatctacttgtgttatctttgctcaaaaccctgcatgtgGAATATAAATGCTCCAAGAGTGCAAGCAATAAAACACAGATCTCACCCAAAAAATCCCATCTTCagctgacccattattagatgcTTTAATGCTGCTAACgactattaaaaatagcacagcaataacgattttgtttttggtattcaAAGGCACACAGAGTGCACCACAAGTAACAGCAATAGtattaacattattaatatttggcAAAGAAAAGTGATACAAAGGTAAAGATGCTGCAATATGTATTaaagatataagagaactcacgtaagattaaatgcaaaagcaaaacaGTGCAGCTGAAttaaattatgaagacaatccacataagtTCAgataatttttaaaagggggatgcaaggcagtgatgcagcaatataatttacatgttaaaagaacccatatgtaaaaaaaaaaaaaaaaaatcttcagtttttaaggcatgtaatgcaaatgaaatacacatcctcactgctgtGTCAGGATTTCTTCCACGATTTACTTCAGCTTTTAATGTCGGTggtaaacagctttctgtgctatAGCGCCATCAGTTGCTAACTGCAACAGCTTTTGACACGTGATCTAAagcttatatattatatattattagccGGGCGAAGAAAGAAAAAATCAGCACAGtcaccataaaaataaataaataaataaataaataaataaataaataaataaataaataaagctttgcTTTGTCGCTGCGCGATTCGGCGCGAACGTTCAATCCAGGTGAGAATGGCtcgttaggaatccattgtttcggtTCAAAATGTTGATCACGGCTAGAAATCGCGCCGAACATTCGCGTTttgtgtgcaaaggcctttactCTTTTCACCCggtaaaatataaaaaagggcaaaaaatccaatagacttacattgacagagGGACTCAAGCCAGATTTGGGAGTGGCCTCTTTTGACCTGTGCTAACAAGCAACCACTGAGAAGTAGTGATGGGTCCTTCATgaacgatttgttcattttgaacgaatcttttatatgactcggaagaacgagtagtctcagagagtgattcgttcattttgtcgCAGCCACGCATGTGCAAAATCCATGCTCGTGTTTCGTTCATTTGGCACGGGACagctctgtacaggaaacagaactgATTAGTTCATCTCCCGAGTCTGAAGTTACTTAATACTTCTTAATGCTCCCAACAAGCAGTTTGAGATGCTTTATTTTTGCCCTTACAGTCACACAAAGTGTTTCTGGTCACTAATTTTAGCttctttatttttgcattgtataatATTCATAACTTTGTGAATATTTCTGTCATGATGTTTTTTCCCATCCCATTGAATCTGGTAATAAAGAGTATTGTTTTAAACTTTGAATGACTTTTATCCTCCCATCAGAAAATATCATAGACTACAAGAGCTATAAGGAAACcccatattatttacttgtttattgagtggattttaaataaactgtaatttatttttccttcatgatgcatcccctcattgtattatttatttattacttatgTTCTTGTTGGGAATAGACCCAAATCAAGCATTAATTATTAACTAATTTTACACTTGGGGATAAAATATCGTCTCAACACGTCCTGcatgaaatacatgaaaataattcatcaTGATGATTCATATGATTTTATGTCATGTACCCATCACGAACAAACATCTGCAACACATTGACTTTGAgctgtaaagaaaaaaattatgaaaaaagacCAGTAATTGTCATTCATGAACGAGTGCTGAGCCTGGAGGTCACGTGTCAAATGAACGAAGACTCAGATCCGAACTCCGAAGACTgactcgggaggtgaactaatcagttCTGTTTCCTGTAGAGCCTATGTCACAtgatgaacgaaatgacttgaagttgttcattttgctgaacgagactcaaagatccaagtcagtaaaatgatccgatcttctcATCGCTActgagaacaccctagcaaccacctagcaacaccccgGCAACCGGGTGCACCCTAGCATCATAGCaacaagttttgcacaggcaagcaccacttgcattttcttcagaaaatgtaaaaatcattcttttattttatcTGCTGTAGTTCTTCATCCGGAGGCAATACAGTATGTGCATCCCAAACcgtacacttctgcactattctacgtcgTTAAAAGTGTTAGTAGTGCGAGcggtatgttaacactgaaaatacaacaaaaagaagtATACTATGAGAActcggatgatgcacttcttcattcgtcaaaacggagtgtggactGTTGGACACTTTATGCACTGAGCGCTCGTGGCTTTCTGTACGTAGTAGAAGGGGCAGAGCTACTGTTGCTGGTCTGACAGAACacttgtaaataatggagaatgtagcaactacgAAACTTTAGCGAAAACAGCACCATAAAAattaagttgaatgctttaccatcactccacactgaatattgaaatattttagttacaagtgttgaactgtggTTGGCTAAtatgctaaagctagcagcaacacatcacatgcctttgaaacgtcacttccgtcagctgtcaAACAGTGAATTCTTCTGTGTAGAAAAAActtgttccatttgggatgatactacatttccaaattcatacactacatggctgagcgcatagtgtatattgtaagtgggTAGTGTATAGTGCGTCTTTTGGGACACAGCTTATACAACAGTGTTTCTCCTGTTACTAATGATTCATTACTTGGTTGGGATTTACACTTATACATTCATTAATTGACCCTCTACATTTCCCCATTGCCCATTACTATTTTTTGCACAGAAATACTCTTCAAAAAAACCTACTGTATGCTGCTTTTCTTGATTAAATGTGGCCctaatgaaaaatattgtgattctgtGTCTGTGAAATATAATACTGGATTGTGATCTTGTCTACCTccttctggcagaggcagtgttTCCCCCTGCATTGATTTTCATTTCAGTGCCGCGTTATTTGTGCTCTTGCTCATGGTCTGGAGTCATTGCCAAAATGAGAGGGAGCCAAGACTCCACACCTCATAGGCATCCATCATCTGGTGTTTAAAAGGCATAGTAAATAGTAAATGTGagaataaaaacaatttattaatGGAGACGCCATGAGTTTCCAGCTATTTTGTTTGTCTTTGGTATGATTGTCCAGAAACACATAATGTGAATGATGCAGCAAGCAATTTAAGAAAATGATTTGATATACTGTAGGTATGCCAGTCATTATTTTGAGGTGATATGTATGGGACAATGTaccaatcaagtattccagagaattcaccaatcagaatttattaatACTTTTGATGCCATTCCatccagtgtcagaaatgaacttttacattTGCCCCTTGGAATAGATTTTTgggtgcattttttttaattttttttttaccttcattGGGGTATTTTCTTCTGATCGTTTAAAACATAAACAGTCTCATCCATTTATGTCAACTAGTTTGTTAAGAATATATTACCTCCTTCCATATTTTATGCCATATGTACAGTAcaactaggactataatagaatattaagaactatttcATAtgttaagaataaaaaaataaaaaaaggcttcATTACAAGGGAATTTTTTgcaacattttcagttttgggggcatatttggtagcatttttgccctgagcccacCTAAATTTCTGACCCTTATTCCGTTCAATTCAAACTCTTCTTATGTTTGGCTCTGCTCATATAAACACTATCACATGACTTGATTGGTTACCTAAATCACATTTGAACTACCTCTCCCAGTGTTGTAAACATGGAACATAATTGgctgtgtatgtgttttttgggTCTTGCTATACATCCTTCTCCAAACCAAATTCCTTCACTCAAGGACATCACAATGTATGCGGTCATAACAAATGAACACATTAACTGGTCACAAATGTGCATTAAGATCTACTGTATGTTACAAAGTGCAGTGTAAAGATAATGATAACAAACTTCATTCTCTCTCGACATGGAGCCAAGCAACAATGTAATGTCAAGTTATTCTCATTATAGATTGCTCAGCAAACTCTGcaaaatgaattaaaagaataacTTCTTTTAGAATCTTACTTGGACATTCAACTACCTGGAATATAACATTTTTGCttagaagtaaaagtaaaggATTTTCAAGAGGTCCTTAATCATAATCTCTATATAGCGGAACATATGTAACATTTGACAAGTATATACTGCCACCTATTGGCTAATGTAACAGTTTTCCTCTTCCCCAACCCCCAAAATGGCCCCCACAATCACTTATAAATGACCAATTTATTTGGATTATTCTGGATTTTACAAGGCTGCATAAAggattgaatggaatgcaacagtCTGGACCTGGGAGTAAAAatccctttcattttttttttttccattggggaatttatttttaataactttttaatgataaacctttaaagacagtccCACTGTGAGCTCTGAAGTTGTTAATAGATAGTATGTCAGTTGAAGAtatttacagttgttttttttttctccccttttctccccaatttggaatgcccaatgtgctctaagtcctcatggaggtgtagtgacttgcctcaatccgggtggcagaggacaaatctcagttgcctccacatctgagaccatcaatccacacatcttatcacgtggcttgttgagcacattaccatggagacatagcacgtgtggaggcttcacgctattctccgcagcatccacgcacatctcaactcgtgccccaccaagagcgaaccacattatagcgaccacaaggaggttagcccatgtgactctacccttcctagcaaccgggccaatttggttacttaggaaggctggatttgaactcacgactccaggggtggtagtcagcatctttactcgctgagctacccaggccctacacttcatttttaaaaataacttttaaaagtggaatttgtggtgaataactacactatccatgatcctGAGGGAGACAAAACAATCAAGTCagactctcaaactacttatatatttttatatatgctATATATTTGCTATAAACAAACTTATAATCAATATCAGTTTTATATTTACCCATCAtttgttattaaattacgtaattTTTttgaggtgagaacagaccaaatgtaactcttttttactataaatattgacATCTGCAGTAGGCCCGATCATGATTTCGAGGTCGATTACACTCTGCACATGTatcaagcgctaggaagtgtaatcgagcttaaaatcatgatcgccaaggagagtgcagatgtcaagatttatagtaaaaaagaagttacattttggtctgttctcacccaaatccaATCAGATCCCtttagaagacatagattaaaccactgaagccttatggattacctttgtgctgcctttaatttctttttggagcttgaaagtttggtccccattcatttgcattgtgaggatatagtcacatcatatctccatcaaaatatctttgtttgtgttacgtgggagaaagaaagtcatacgagtttgagacggcataagcaATGCCGGTCCTACctcatttggcaccctaggcgagtcCCTCCAGTCGCTGCGCACAGGGCGCATATTGTTCGACACAGATTGGACACATACTTATTGGCTCGGTAGATCACTGCCCCCAAAGCGATGCCGCCCTAGGCGCTCGcctatgtcgcctaatgggttgaccgattctgggcataagggtgagtaatgatgagagaattaccatttttgggtgaactatcccttaaaggctGTTAACTCTGCAGTATATAAATACCGTTCAATTGTTAATCTTAGgctcattttgattttaaaataccaaagtccctttaaaggCACATCGGTCAACTTGGCtgccatcttgggaatgctcccgggcagctattttctaagCGGCATGATAGCACAgcacctatctacttgaatggggaaagacagaaatctccaaagcggttggtcaagataacgatcaaataaaatatttcaaaccATCAAGTCGgaaaacaatggtatcataaattgtgcttcttttgctCACATTatgataaaaatgcaatttttcaggctggttcagctaatgcgcatccGTGTTCCCGAGTTGAATGAAAGGCGATGTCTGTAGGTGTgaccagtggttgaatccatatcttcagaagcgatatgataggtgtgggtgagagacagatcaatatttaagtcctttttttgtactataaattttcctccctgcccagtaggtggcgatacgcacaaagaatgtgaatcaccaaaaataaaagaatgtgaatgtgaaagtggaaatttatagtaaaaaagaacctaaatgttgatctgtttctcacccacacctatcatatcacttctgaagatatagatttaaccaatgcagtcgtgtggattacttttatgctgcctttatgtacttttttggagcttaacattttttgtacatcttcgtttgtgttcagcatctgggaattttcatttttgggtgaactatccctttaattacatattatttctgtcaacatttcaaaagaaaagaaaaaagaatatcagctaaaggaatagttcaccccaaaatgatcattctctcatcatttagctTCAACTTTAGGaagtataatttttgggtgaacttgtaCAGTCTTGTACATTTGTCGTTTTTTACCTAATACATTTTGTGATTCACTTCTGAGCTGCTTGTGAAAAAATTttggatgtgaaaaaaaaaaaaaaaaaaaaaaaagattgggaaAGTACTTCCGGAAGTCGGCACCAGGAAGCGTTTTCAAAACAAGGGTCTGGTCTGCAGTAAAGAGTGCTTTTATTGACAATATAACATGTCTGAAAGCAAAAGCCCGCAGCAGTGGTCTACAAACGAAACAAGAGTTCTGCTCACGATATGGTCTTCCACGGAGATCCAGGAAAAATTAAAGCGCTCGAAAAGGAGGAAAAGAGTGTACGATGAAATAAGTCAAGAGATGTTGAATGCTGGGTTCATTCGTTCGAACGAGCAAATCGTAAATAAACTAAAAAAGCTTAGGAAGGACTACAGGGACAAGAAgacgaaaataaataaaaagaggagGAAGAAAGACTCGAACTACGATGTTATATTAGAGTCTGTTCTGGCACAGCAATCAGCGACTGAAGTGACAGAAGCGTTAAATTCAGCGACGGTGGCCGCACTGGAGACAAACGCGGAATCGCCGGTGTTCTCTGCAAATGATCTCGGTATGTTATTCACCTTTgtctaacatacatttttaacGTTATTTGTATATATTGTTAAGCTGTGTACGGACATTTAGGCTAGGGCTGCGCATttagaaatattccgggttcaatacaaagttaagctcaatcaacagcatttgtggcataatgttgattaccacaaaacatttatttagtttaaaaaaaaaaaaaaaaaagttttttaaattttttattttattttttatgttgattactacaaaacatttatttagtttacatttttttttttttttttttaaaagaacaaagaaaaaaaaagaggttacagtgaggcacttacaatggaagtgaatggggccaatgtttggatggtgtgaaagcagaaatgtgaatcttttaattttattaaagcaattatattaattcttatgttagaacgtgtgtattatttcagctgtaaagttgtttaaatcgtcgtttgtACGATCTTTTTAGTATTTAGggcgttacgttgtcatggcaactactaagttgtaaaatgttatataactttcacagaaaaggttggaAAGCGATTTGATATCACAAAATTTATGTTAACACtcgtattgtttacgtcttgtggctatacttttgaaacagtgcgtattttaacgtttatggattggcccccattcacttccattttgagTGAAAAGGTCGAAAGtcgacaagtcgaaatacatttttctgttgtttttagaACCTGTACCACTTGAAAATcacattaattttaatattaatttgttgttttattaatatgaattaactgagtataattttattatataatagcACTATATTTCTGTCGTAATTTCATAACGTTAAGGTAACTTTAATGTGGCACTTGATTTAaagtctttatttttatataaaactgAAGGAAGACCAGTTTCAGTGAGTATTTGACAATagctttaaaatatatccttCAATCtgtcatttatatatattatgtgttATGTCAAGTATAAAAAGAGACGTATCTTCTCTCCTTTCTTTGCTTTCGTCATTCTCTTTGTACAGTGAGcagaaatatatttattacataaatgttaaaatagtaaGCCTTGCCAGTGTTCCCACAGTCGTCAGGgaatttaaaattgtgtttttcaggcctggaaaagtaatggaaattaatataatcccaaaagtcatggaaaatgtaTATAGTGAATAATATACATGTATCTAGTttttctctgctctaaaatatatttaatgagctaaatattgctcttgtatagagtaaaacttgctcacaAGCCATAGCAAAATCCATTTTCTCATTGAATCCTGCTTTTAAGTCCGTGAGGGAATTAGTCGAAAACCGGTTCAAAAGCCGGTCTAAATGATTAATTGGCAAAacagtctgaatcaaaattataTCTAAGCAGCACCAATAAGAAATGTTAAATGTGTTATCATAGGCAACAGCAACTATTGTACAAGGTTTGTAACAAAGTTTCTTTGTAGGAAGCAAAACATCTGAAAACAAAACTGTACAGCAGTGGTCTTTGGAGGAAACCAGCGTGCTGCTCGGGATATGGTCTTCTTCGGATATCCAGGAGAAATTAGAGACCTtgacaagaaagaaaaaagtgtatGACGAGATATGCCAAGAAATGGCAAATGCCGGTTTCAGTCGTACAACTGAGCAAGTCATAAACAAGCTTAAAAAACTAAAGAAGGAGTTCAGGGACCAGAAGAAGGACCTACGTAAATGTGTCAATGAACGGATCGATAAAACCGTGAACTACAACAGTATGGAGGTGATGGAACGCCTACAAGCGAGTGAACTGACCGGGGCATTTAAT
It includes:
- the LOC127446691 gene encoding uncharacterized protein LOC127446691 yields the protein MSESKSPQQWSTNETRVLLTIWSSTEIQEKLKRSKRRKRVYDEISQEMLNAGFIRSNEQIVNKLKKLRKDYRDKKTKINKKRRKKDSNYDVILESVLAQQSATEVTEALNSATVAALETNAESPVFSANDLGSKTSENKTVQQWSLEETSVLLGIWSSSDIQEKLETLTRKKKVYDEICQEMANAGFSRTTEQVINKLKKLKKEFRDQKKDLRKCVNERIDKTVNYNSMEVMERLQASELTGAFNSATAMLETKVKSLMPPVSNFDSLVEIDEVLEQAESSFSTSQSQPRRCPQRIRIRKKDSNKELLEFLQTSDERFMEHARELNAAILKKMDEATNSMLGLLGRMVAVMEGQEANKQ